GCTGGGATACAAATGTTAAAAGGGTAGCTAGAAACGTCTGAATGTCGTTTCGTTTTTCACTTGACAACTTCAAGCAAACTTACTAGCATTTCATGGTCCCCCATAATCTCGTCTATCAACTCTGCTAAAGGTTTTTCAGCACTATTTGGAACGAGGGCTGCAAAGACGGGAGGCTCCAGACCTGCATGGAGGAGATATCGAAACAAAGACATTATTAGAGAATCTTGAAATATGCCATAAAGACAGTATACAAAATGAACGGTGATTGTTTTTTAACATTAATGTTTCATCTAATTATGAGGCGAAATCATGAGAATGGAAGAAGACAAATGCTAAGTTTCATCATTGACGTAAGAACGCCATAATCTGATGACTCTCGAATTCTCCAGACGAAGTTAAGCAAAATCATGAGATTTTTTCGGGTGTTCTGAACTTTTACGCGGAGAAGTCACCATATTTTGTTTACCATATCTAAATATACATTACCACTTTCTGGAAAGGCGTCAATGAACATCATCATCTCCTCCCCAGTAAGCCCAGATAGGAAGCAAATCCGTGGAAGTGACGTTGCAACCTGCAAGGCAGAACGGTCATGGTCACGATCACGATCACCATATTAAGGTAGGTCATAAGCATGCATCACTATAATCAGAACTACCCAGAGAGATCAAAATGTATTCTAAAATTAGTCCAGAATAACATTGACTGAATCAATGCAAAGTAATACCAAATTACGTAATATGTATCAGAACATGTATGGAATTTAAGTCATCAAAAGGGTCATTGACGCTGCGTAAATCATAGTAAAAAGTTCATATTCCAGGTCCTAATCTTCGTTCCTATTTGCTTCGCAAACTTCCTTGAGGTTCAGCTCTTTGAGATGATTAAAGAATGTTGTGGTAGCCGTTTACAAATCTAACCTTAGATGATTCCAAATTGGATTGTTTTGTGTTCACTGCTTCCCAGAGTGAACGGTTGATCATGTCTTCAGTACAAAAAATCACCTGcatcaaaaatttaaaccGTTAATTATTTGCTTCTTTTAAATAGGATGTCATAGTTTTCTTGAACATGTTGATCCAGAATTAGTAACATATTAATAAGAATTCAGCCCTTCTCGCTTGGAAGAATGGAGAACATGGGAAATAGGAATCACTGCATCAGAGATAGAGGTTGGTCCCTGGTTAATGAATACTTGACGTGCTAACTATTGCAACTGCCAACAAGCATACATTTGGATGGTAATTAATGAGGTTAGGTGCATTCAGAAAGTTGTATAAATTAAGCAGACATTTGCAACACAAAagactaattaatataagatagaaaataatacaaagataaagaagataagaaatgaaaagaatgagaaaagaatatacaaatataaagcAAATCCAAGCTCtttgattgttataatttcataatattaaactTTTATGAAGGATgtagttatatttataagtgtTACTGTAACTGTATTTGGTGaaggaaagaggaaaaacgaaaaaacaaagaggaaGGATAAAGAGTTGTGATGCATTTAGCATTGCCAGTCGAGTTCTTATTCCTTTACCAAAATTCACCATTAACGATAGAACATTGGTAAATCACAGAAACCGGTATCAATATTTCACCTCAAGAAATTCACCATCCAACTCCTTCAAAAGCCTTTGTATCTGCAAAAAGAGAGAATGTAGGTGATAGTTATGGTGATTGTGGAACTCACTTCTCTATCAAGCTCTAACTGAGTGCTATCCATTATTAAGTACTGGGTTGAGGTTCATGATTACAGTAAATCAAGAGTGTCAAATGTGAGTAATAGAAACAAATGGGGCAAGAATCACATGCATCTTGTCCATGGAAGATTTTCCACGAAATAAGGGGAActtttgatagaaaaatgaTAACAAACCAGAACTGACACTAGAGACTTTGGCCAAATGATGATACAAGGGGTATGAGTAACGAGGACAAGAATCTAAAAGCTATTGTCTGGATTTGTGCAGAAAAGAACAGTTATACACCAGATGTTACCTTTGCTGCCTCTCCCACCTGGAAACCCAGCAACAACAAAGCCTGACAAATGCAGACACAAAACTCCATGTTCACACAAAATTCCCGTATAAGGTACAACATTCGAAGGGGCTTGAAAAAGATCATTTCAGATAgacttttcattttatagaGTAGAGTGTGATGGTAGTGTGCAGCTTGTTCATCAGTGttggtaaaataattaatgaagttTCATTGCAGTTGTTTTTGTGAAATCTGAGCCCCACTCCAAAATCAATGATGAAAATCATCTGAACAGAAAAAGTTCGTAGATTGTTAATAGAACTATATTCCATCAGCAGACTAACCACTTCCACTTATTTTGTGTCGAAAAACAAGTGATCTGCACAATGAACTACTTCTAGGTGCTTCTGAAATCTGTTTGAACTAAATATcgccttttcttttaatgtaaGAATGTTAGAACAACAACAACGTAAGGAACAAATGGCATAGAACTGACCAGAACTTACAGGTGGACCATATTTTGGATCCTCAGAATTTAGGGGGACAAACTTGGAATCCTCTATCAACTCAGTAGGAAGATCTGTACTATGacaagggaaacaaactcTGTATCAGAAATATTTGAAGCATGGTATTGTCAGAGGATCTAAGTTCACctgaaaatctgtcagagaaCTGTACAAGAAAATTGAGGCTTCAAATGGGCAACCATTTCTGCTGATAAACAGAACCTCAGCTTATTCACCAGATTACACCACAAGAGAATATATGAAATGCTAAATTCACCCATACTAAAAAGACTTAAGGTTGCATATTTCGAATGAAggacttaaaaataaatcctttaaatttgtttgaataattctaaatttcaaggatttcaaatacttgagttctaattttatactttgttttgttgaatattgatggatttaaAATTGTTTCCAAATgaagtcatttgaaatttttttttcgaaattCTTCCCTCAAATCCAAATtcatcaatccaaatgcaCCCTAAGAGACACATGAAAGACCCCATATACTCTGAGATATAGAATAAAACATGCTTCTGCAGAGATAAATAACAACACAATCAAAAGAACCTCAGTTTCATACGATTGATTGTGATTATTATCACAGTCAATTATGAAAACTGAGACATTTTCCCTCTTCATGAATAATTACTTGACGATGACAAGTTCTCTTGTACTAACTGCTATTTAAAAAGGTGATagattttctaaataaattgcataaaaatgcAAACCTGAAAAAGACTTCCTCTACTACTCTCAAGATCTAGTCATGAGGAATCGGGTTAAATGGAACAGAACCTCTGTGCCAATAATAATAGCCCAAAACCACCTACAATAAGAAAGAGCAACGCGACTTCTGAACTTTTGCGACTCCCTGATGCGAAAGGAAAGCGAGCTTTGTTCTTAAAAGTTCATGTtgccattcattttttatggagAATTTTGTGCTTATGAGTGTTTTGACATAGGGCTAATACAATTAACATGAGGAATcatatcttctttttcttccttttcaaataattaagagACCCTTAAGATGTTCCACAGAGAAAGATAGGCACAAAGGTCTCATATGTTGATACTTTTCTGAAGTACTGAACATTAACAAGAATAGCCCCAAGAAGAGGCAACCAGACCATGATCTTCTCTACAACCCCATCATATTACTAATTCTTGGAGAAAGCCCAGATGAAAAACGAACTCAAGAACAAGTAAAACACATGTAATCACTGAAAGCATAGGCACAGAAACAGTTGAATATACGAAAATGACCTTCAGAAGAAGCTCTTGGAATTCTGTACATAGGCTTGAGGTGCAAATCAGAAGCAGTTCGTGTTGGAGGAGAAAAACTAGGAATGCATGTGTTCACACAACATGGAGTACTGGGCAGGTGAAGAAGAGTAGATGGAAATTGGAAGAGAGAATTTTGGTGGGGAATTAGTGAAGAAGCCATAACCAGACTctgttttctctttcttgtttATCCTTTGCTTGAATTGTTACTTTCTTGGGATAAAATGGGTTCGGATCCGAACTTGACCCATCGTCCCATCCCAGCTCAGTTTTGGGAtccaaatactaatttattttcaatgagagtgcaaaatagtttttatttttgtttttataagtaaatagTTATTAGCATTTATAGCATGCatggaatttatttttctctcatttt
The nucleotide sequence above comes from Sesamum indicum cultivar Zhongzhi No. 13 linkage group LG11, S_indicum_v1.0, whole genome shotgun sequence. Encoded proteins:
- the LOC105174187 gene encoding uncharacterized protein LOC105174187 translates to MASSLIPHQNSLFQFPSTLLHLPSTPCCVNTCIPSFSPPTRTASDLHLKPMYRIPRASSEDLPTELIEDSKFVPLNSEDPKYGPPALLLLGFQVGEAAKIQRLLKELDGEFLEVIFCTEDMINRSLWEAVNTKQSNLESSKVATSLPRICFLSGLTGEEMMMFIDAFPESGLEPPVFAALVPNSAEKPLAELIDEIMGDHEMLSASGTS